The genomic window CGGCGGTCTCCGGCGGCGAGGCGCACCCGCTGTACGCCCCGATGGTGCTCGCCGACCCGGCGACCGCGGCCGCGCTGCGGGCCCAGAGCGGCATCGCGGCGGCGATGGGCTACTACGACAAGGTGACCGTCGCGGTGGTCTCGGTCGGCTCGTGGGAGGCCGGCATCTCCACCGTGCACGACGCGCTCACCGACGCCGAGCGGGAGCACTACGCCGGGCTCGGGGTGGCCGCCGAGATGTCCTCCCACCTCTTCGACTCCCAGGGCCGCCGGGTCGGCCGTGACCTGGGCGAACGCTGCATCACCATCGACGCGGACCGGCTGCGGCGCATCCCCGAGGTGCTGGCCATCGCGGGCGGTACGCGCAAGGCCGCCGCGATCGACGCGGTGCTGCGCTCCGGCCTGGTCACCAGCCTGGTCACCGACACCGCGGCCGCCGACCAGCTGCTGCGCTCCACCGCGGCCGCCCGCCGCCCGGCGCTGGACCGCGCCGACCCCGACGGGTCCTGAGAGCCCCCCGCCGCACCGGCGCGAAGAGCGCCCCGCCGCACCCGGGCGCGCTGCCGCGCCGCCGGTGACCTGCTGTGGCAGCATCGGCGCATGCTCGTGCTCGACCTGGCCGGCGTCGGCGACCGGCAGGCGTTCATGGATCGGTGCACCGCCGACCTGGCCCTGCCCGACTGGTTCGGCCGCAACTGGGACTCCCTCGCCGACTGCCTCACCGATCTGTCCTGGTGGCCGGTGGAACCCGGCGGTCGCCGGCACCTGCACGTCCGCGACTGGCACGGTTACGCGGAGGCGCTGCCGCGCGAGTGGCGGATCGTGAAGGACATCCTGCGGGACGCCGAGCTGTTCTGGCGGGACACCGACACCGAGCTCTCGGTCGTCCTGGAGGACTGACCGGGGGGCGGCTGGAGGAACGGACAGCCGGCGCCGGCAAGAGCCGGATGTTCATCCGTAGGCAGCGCCGCCTCGCACATGCAAATATGAAGTACGTGCGTTTCCTCAACGATCTGCAGCCTCCGTACGACCTGACGTACGACGACGTTTTCATGGTGCCGAGCCGCAGCGCGGTGGGCTCCCGCCAGGGGGTGGACCTCAGGTCCCCCGACGGGACGGGCACCACCATTCCGCTGGTGGTGGCGAACATGACCGCCATCGCCGGCCGACGGATGGCCGAGACGGTGGCCCGCCGCGGCGGCCTGGTCGTCATCCCGCAGGACATCCCGATCGACGTCGTCGCCGACGTGGTCGGCTATGTCAAGCAGCGCCATCTCGTGCTGGACACCCCGATCACCCTGGCGCCCGGCCAGACCGTCGCCGACGCGCTGTCGCTGCTGCCCAAGCGGGCGCACGGGGCCGGCGTGGTGGTCGAGGACGGCCGCCCGGTCGGCGTGGTCACCGAGTCCGACCTGACCGGCGTGGACCGCTTCACCCAGCTGTCCGAGGTGATGTCCACCGACCTGCTGGTGCTGGACGCGGGCATCGACCCGCGGGAGGCCTTCAACCGGCTGGTCGACGGGCACCGCAAGCTCGCCCCCGCGGTCGACGCGGACGGCCGGCTGGTCGGCATCCTCACCCGTACGGCCGCGTTGCGCGCCACCCTCTACCAGCCGGCGGTCGACGCCGACGGCCGGCTGCGGATCGCCGCCGCGGTGGGCATCAACGGCGACGTGGCGGGCAAGGCCGCCCAGCTGCTCAAGGCCGGCGTGGACACCCTGGTGGTGGACACCGCGCACGGCCACCAGGAGTCGATGATCGCCGCGGTGCGCGCGGTCCGGGCGCTGGACCCCGGCGTGCCGCTGGTCGCGGGCAACGTGGTCGCGGCCGAGGGGGTGCGCGACCTGATCGAGGCGGGCGCCGACATCGTGAAGGTCGGGGTGGGCCCCGGCGCGATGTGCACCACCCGGATGATGACCGGGGTGGGCCGCCCGCAGTTCTCCGCGGTCATGGAGTGCGCCGCGGAGGCCCGCAAGTACGGCAAGCACGTGTGGGCGGACGGCGGGGTGCGGCACCCGCGGGACGTGGCGATGGCGCTGGCGGCCGGCGCGTCCAACGTGATGATCGGCTCGTGGTTCGCCGGCACCTACGAGTCGCCCGGTGACCTGCAGCAGGCCGCGGACGGGCGGCTGTACAAGGAGTCCTTCGGGATGGCCTCGGCCCGCGCGGT from Streptomyces sp. NBC_01198 includes these protein-coding regions:
- a CDS encoding sugar-binding transcriptional regulator, which translates into the protein MGPGEMVQAAAMARRFYLEGKSKIQIAEEFGVSRFKVARVLETALERDLVRIEIRVPAELDAERSDALRAHYGLRHAVVVQTPADQADAPDPENLGAVAAGLLGELVSDGDVLGLAWGRSIITMANALDRLAPCTVVQLTGVYDVGTAERGSVEAVRTAAAVSGGEAHPLYAPMVLADPATAAALRAQSGIAAAMGYYDKVTVAVVSVGSWEAGISTVHDALTDAEREHYAGLGVAAEMSSHLFDSQGRRVGRDLGERCITIDADRLRRIPEVLAIAGGTRKAAAIDAVLRSGLVTSLVTDTAAADQLLRSTAAARRPALDRADPDGS
- a CDS encoding barstar family protein — translated: MLVLDLAGVGDRQAFMDRCTADLALPDWFGRNWDSLADCLTDLSWWPVEPGGRRHLHVRDWHGYAEALPREWRIVKDILRDAELFWRDTDTELSVVLED
- a CDS encoding GuaB1 family IMP dehydrogenase-related protein; this encodes MKYVRFLNDLQPPYDLTYDDVFMVPSRSAVGSRQGVDLRSPDGTGTTIPLVVANMTAIAGRRMAETVARRGGLVVIPQDIPIDVVADVVGYVKQRHLVLDTPITLAPGQTVADALSLLPKRAHGAGVVVEDGRPVGVVTESDLTGVDRFTQLSEVMSTDLLVLDAGIDPREAFNRLVDGHRKLAPAVDADGRLVGILTRTAALRATLYQPAVDADGRLRIAAAVGINGDVAGKAAQLLKAGVDTLVVDTAHGHQESMIAAVRAVRALDPGVPLVAGNVVAAEGVRDLIEAGADIVKVGVGPGAMCTTRMMTGVGRPQFSAVMECAAEARKYGKHVWADGGVRHPRDVAMALAAGASNVMIGSWFAGTYESPGDLQQAADGRLYKESFGMASARAVRNRTSEESAYDRARKALFEEGISTSRMFLDPARPGVEDLIDSIIAGVRSSCTYAGAGSLAEFARNAVVGIQSAAGYAEGKPLHASWQ